A single window of Kitasatospora sp. HUAS MG31 DNA harbors:
- a CDS encoding 3-oxoacyl-ACP reductase — MTKRLDGRVAVITGAGSGIGLATARRFAAEGAKVVCVDLDEESGAKAANEVGGLFVRADVTDEDAVRAMYETAVEAYGSVDIAFNNAGISPPDDDSILTTGLEAWKRVQEVNLTSVYLCCKYAIPHMQRQGKGSIINTASFVAVMGAATSQISYSASKGGVLAMSRELGVQFAREGIRINALCPGPVNTPLLQELFAKDPERAARRLVHIPLGRFAEPEEIAAAVAFLASDDSSFMTANTFLVDGGISGAYVTPQ; from the coding sequence ATGACCAAGCGACTGGACGGCCGGGTGGCGGTCATCACCGGAGCCGGCAGCGGGATCGGCCTGGCCACCGCGCGGCGGTTCGCCGCCGAGGGCGCCAAGGTGGTCTGCGTCGACCTGGACGAGGAGAGCGGCGCCAAGGCCGCCAACGAGGTGGGCGGCCTGTTCGTCCGGGCCGACGTCACCGACGAGGACGCGGTCCGCGCCATGTACGAGACGGCGGTGGAGGCGTACGGCAGTGTGGACATCGCCTTCAACAACGCGGGCATCTCCCCGCCGGACGACGACTCGATCCTGACCACCGGCCTGGAGGCGTGGAAGCGGGTGCAGGAGGTCAACCTCACCAGCGTCTACCTGTGCTGCAAGTACGCCATCCCGCACATGCAGCGGCAGGGCAAGGGCTCGATCATCAACACGGCCTCGTTCGTCGCCGTGATGGGTGCGGCCACCTCGCAGATCTCCTACAGCGCCTCCAAGGGCGGGGTGCTGGCGATGTCCCGGGAGCTGGGCGTGCAGTTCGCCCGGGAGGGGATCAGGATCAACGCGCTCTGCCCGGGGCCGGTGAACACCCCGCTGCTGCAGGAGCTGTTCGCCAAGGACCCGGAGCGGGCCGCCCGGCGGCTGGTGCACATCCCGCTCGGCCGGTTCGCCGAGCCGGAGGAGATCGCCGCCGCGGTGGCCTTCCTGGCCAGCGACGACTCCTCGTTCATGACCGCCAACACCTTCCTGGTGGACGGCGGCATCTCGGGGGCGTACGTCACCCCGCAGTGA
- a CDS encoding MMPL family transporter — translation MSPTRRLAALPCGRRAKWVVLLVWVALIMALSPLAGKLTGAEDNQASSWLPGSAESTQVLNEQKAFQPTDVLRAVVVYERPGGITPQDQAKAQQDAAAFATAPHVLGPVVGPQSSQDGQALQTVVPVDIGIGGWEDLRPAVDSLRDTATADGAGMAVHVTGPAGVGADQAEAFAGIDSTLLFATVGVVIVLLLLTYRSPVLWLFPLLSAGAALVVSQAVIYLLAAHAGLTVNAQSAGILIVLVLGAGTDYALLLTARYREELRRHVDRHEAMALALHRAGPAVCASSATVVASMLCLLVAEMNSTRGLGPVCAIGVLVALAAMLTLLPALLVIFGRWIFWPVKPVYGSPEPTRSGWWARVGGWIAGRPRSVWAGTTVVLAACCLGLVSLNAVGLSTAGTFTGHPDSVAGQQVLVKHFPGGTGAPLTIISTAESGAAVGRAAAATPGITATTPPVTAQGLAYQLATLSDPPDSAAAEATVDRVRDAVHAVPGAEARVGGSTAIVVDANRAAADDNRLIIPLVLGVVLLILAALLRAVTAPLVLIATVVLSYLAALGISAFFFAHGFGFEGQDSAFPLFVFVFLVALGIDYNIFLTTRVREESLHQGTRKGAVAGLAATGGVITSAGLILASTFAVLGTLPLVGFAEIGFAVALGVLLDTLVVRSVLVTALILDLDRHMWWPSALSRPSDESAGPIRVSS, via the coding sequence ATGAGCCCGACCCGGCGATTGGCCGCGCTGCCCTGTGGGCGCCGTGCCAAGTGGGTGGTCCTGCTGGTGTGGGTGGCGCTGATCATGGCGCTGAGCCCGCTGGCCGGCAAGCTGACGGGCGCCGAGGACAACCAGGCGTCCAGCTGGCTGCCGGGTTCGGCGGAGTCCACCCAGGTCCTCAACGAGCAGAAGGCCTTCCAGCCCACCGACGTGCTGCGGGCCGTGGTCGTGTACGAGCGGCCGGGCGGGATCACCCCCCAGGACCAGGCGAAGGCGCAGCAGGACGCGGCGGCGTTCGCCACCGCACCGCACGTGCTCGGTCCGGTGGTCGGGCCGCAGTCCTCCCAGGACGGCCAGGCGCTGCAGACCGTGGTGCCGGTGGACATCGGCATCGGCGGCTGGGAGGACCTGCGGCCCGCGGTGGACAGCCTGCGGGACACCGCCACCGCGGACGGCGCCGGGATGGCGGTGCACGTGACCGGCCCGGCGGGCGTCGGCGCGGACCAGGCGGAGGCGTTCGCCGGCATCGACTCCACGCTGCTGTTCGCCACCGTGGGCGTGGTGATCGTGCTGCTGCTGCTCACCTACCGCAGTCCGGTGCTGTGGCTGTTCCCGCTGCTGTCGGCCGGTGCCGCGCTGGTGGTCTCGCAGGCGGTGATCTACCTGCTGGCCGCGCACGCCGGGCTGACGGTGAACGCGCAGAGTGCGGGCATCCTGATCGTCCTGGTGCTGGGCGCGGGGACGGACTACGCGCTGCTGCTGACCGCCCGCTACCGGGAGGAGCTGCGCCGGCACGTGGACCGGCACGAGGCGATGGCGCTGGCCCTGCACCGGGCAGGACCGGCGGTCTGCGCCAGTTCGGCGACGGTGGTGGCCTCGATGCTGTGCCTGCTGGTCGCCGAGATGAACTCCACCCGGGGCCTGGGCCCGGTGTGCGCGATCGGCGTCCTGGTGGCGCTGGCCGCGATGCTCACCCTGCTCCCGGCCCTGCTGGTGATCTTCGGCCGCTGGATCTTCTGGCCGGTCAAGCCGGTGTACGGGTCACCGGAGCCGACCAGGAGCGGCTGGTGGGCCCGGGTGGGCGGGTGGATCGCCGGCCGGCCGCGCTCGGTGTGGGCGGGCACCACGGTGGTGCTGGCGGCCTGCTGCCTGGGCCTGGTCTCGCTGAACGCGGTGGGGCTGAGCACGGCCGGCACCTTCACCGGCCACCCGGACTCGGTGGCCGGCCAGCAGGTGCTGGTGAAGCACTTCCCCGGCGGTACCGGCGCACCGTTGACCATCATCAGTACGGCCGAGTCGGGGGCGGCGGTGGGCCGGGCGGCCGCGGCCACACCGGGCATCACGGCGACCACGCCGCCGGTGACCGCGCAGGGGCTGGCGTACCAGCTGGCCACGCTGTCGGATCCGCCGGACAGCGCGGCGGCCGAGGCCACCGTGGACCGGGTCAGGGACGCCGTGCACGCGGTGCCGGGCGCCGAGGCCCGGGTGGGCGGCAGTACGGCGATCGTGGTGGACGCCAACCGGGCGGCGGCCGACGACAACCGGCTGATCATCCCGCTGGTGCTCGGGGTGGTGCTGCTGATCCTGGCGGCGCTGCTGCGGGCGGTGACGGCGCCGCTGGTGCTGATCGCCACGGTGGTGCTGAGCTACCTGGCGGCGCTGGGCATCTCCGCGTTCTTCTTCGCGCACGGGTTCGGCTTCGAGGGGCAGGACAGTGCCTTCCCGCTGTTCGTGTTCGTCTTCCTGGTCGCGCTCGGCATCGACTACAACATCTTCCTGACCACCCGGGTCCGCGAGGAGTCGCTGCACCAGGGCACCCGGAAGGGCGCGGTGGCCGGCCTGGCCGCGACCGGCGGCGTGATCACCTCGGCCGGCCTGATCCTGGCCAGCACCTTCGCGGTGCTGGGCACGCTGCCGCTGGTGGGGTTCGCCGAGATCGGCTTCGCGGTGGCGCTGGGCGTGCTGCTGGACACCCTGGTGGTGCGGTCCGTGCTGGTCACCGCGCTCATCCTGGACCTGGACCGGCACATGTGGTGGCCGAGCGCGCTCTCCCGCCCTTCGGATGAATCCGCTGGGCCGATCCGGGTCAGCTCCTGA
- a CDS encoding SpoIIE family protein phosphatase, producing MDTGKQRLVRRTRRLPASPADGEQVVDGLLMVPIATALISEDGRILHWSPDAEALLGYRAEEAVGAMAAQLLVTDEQRPEVLALFADILSGRAWSGVFPVRHAEGHYVNLEFRTHPIAGPGGRPLVLAVASDVTALRRLQSDLAVLDGFFTQSPVGMAVYDTELRFVRLNEALARINGLPVAEHLGRRVTDMLPGINGEEIEAVMRRVLQGGDAVVDTRSHGRTPGDPGHDHAWSASYFRLEDSSGRVLGVSSTIVDITERYKAETLAARAQERLRLLAEATASIGTTLDLRQTSRELADAMVPDLADTVGVFALEHLVTGDELRPAGAPGTQRVRRLALSTTDPDHPVEGMPTESVYRIPLDSGYARALDSGRTVTAPTWELPLLSSNVTEERLRAYLGAKPRPVVITPLVARGAVLGMVVYSRRSGREPFDDADITLGDELASRAAVAVDNARLYQRQQQTAESREQALHEARAAQERLALVNTASARIGTSLDLAATARELAEIATPRLADTVVVEVLDALVRGAREPGPGRADRSAVLRRMAFHTVPGSGMHPIAPVGSVHRFHPSTPYAWALAHRRPVFLPRIDEQAMNWFTDDPERYAAVRDQGVRAVMVVPLIARGAAVGVATFYRSVTERPYDEADVALAAELAARAAVSIDNALLYTRERDAAQQRQRALEAAGAAQQRLALLNEASTRIGTTLDLQRTAQELIEVVIPRFADFVTVDVLESVLQGDEPDPMPADGGVMLRAVAVGEIGEEGVMASAADPIGGASRSAQLYAQSLRTGRSILVPHVDEAALRRIVAHPDRIEPSLEAGVHSYLMVPLLARGTVLGGAEFIRTRNPSAFTAGDVALAEELAARAAVCIDNARLYRRERDTALTLQRSLLPQDVHRTPGLEIAYRYLPSSVISEVGGDWFDVVPLSGGRVALIVGDVMGHGIRAAATMGQLRTVARTLITLDMEPARVLRRLDDAAGALGEGQFATCVCLVFDPVDRECTVASAGHLPPVVADADGSARLLELPAGAPLGVGGVPFESTRFTLPEDGVLVLYTDGLVERRGRDLDEGMDLLRRTVASREGSLEQACDAVLTALGANSGQDDVAVIMAHARSIQGDRIATLELAGDHAMVRHARRFTRDTLAGWGLGGLGDLAELLTSELITNALVHAGAPIQLRLFRNRLLTVEVSDVEPHEPRLRRARAEDEGGRGMHLVNELAHRWGSRGTRDGKVVWFELEVPPGTVR from the coding sequence ATGGACACCGGCAAGCAGCGTTTGGTCCGTCGGACCCGCCGTCTCCCGGCATCACCGGCCGACGGCGAGCAGGTTGTCGACGGCCTGCTGATGGTGCCCATCGCGACCGCGCTGATCTCCGAGGACGGGCGGATCCTGCACTGGAGCCCGGACGCGGAGGCGCTGCTCGGCTACCGGGCCGAGGAGGCGGTCGGGGCGATGGCCGCGCAGCTGCTGGTCACCGACGAGCAGCGGCCCGAGGTGCTGGCGCTGTTCGCGGACATCCTGAGCGGCCGGGCCTGGTCCGGGGTGTTCCCGGTGCGCCATGCCGAGGGCCACTACGTGAACCTGGAGTTCCGCACCCATCCGATAGCCGGTCCCGGCGGGCGGCCGCTGGTGCTGGCGGTGGCCTCGGACGTGACGGCGCTGCGCCGGCTGCAGTCGGACCTGGCGGTGCTGGACGGGTTCTTCACCCAGTCTCCGGTCGGCATGGCGGTGTACGACACCGAGCTGCGGTTCGTGCGGCTGAACGAGGCGCTGGCCCGGATCAACGGCCTGCCGGTGGCCGAGCACCTGGGGCGGCGGGTGACGGACATGCTGCCGGGGATCAACGGGGAGGAGATCGAGGCGGTGATGCGCCGGGTCCTCCAGGGCGGCGATGCCGTGGTGGACACCCGCTCGCACGGGCGGACCCCCGGCGATCCGGGGCACGACCACGCCTGGTCGGCCTCGTACTTCCGGCTGGAGGACTCCAGCGGCCGGGTGCTGGGCGTCAGCTCGACGATCGTGGACATCACCGAGCGGTACAAGGCGGAGACCCTGGCGGCCCGGGCGCAGGAGCGGCTGCGGCTGCTGGCGGAGGCGACGGCCTCGATCGGGACCACGCTGGACCTGCGGCAGACCTCGCGGGAGCTGGCCGACGCGATGGTGCCGGACCTGGCGGACACGGTCGGGGTGTTCGCACTGGAGCACCTGGTGACCGGGGACGAGCTGCGGCCGGCCGGGGCACCGGGGACGCAGCGGGTGCGGCGCCTGGCACTGTCGACCACCGATCCGGACCACCCGGTGGAGGGCATGCCGACCGAGAGCGTGTACCGGATCCCGCTGGACTCGGGGTACGCGCGGGCGCTGGACTCTGGCCGGACGGTGACCGCGCCGACCTGGGAGCTGCCGCTGCTGAGCAGCAACGTGACGGAGGAGCGGCTGCGGGCGTACCTCGGCGCCAAGCCGCGTCCGGTGGTGATCACGCCGCTGGTGGCGCGCGGCGCGGTGCTGGGCATGGTGGTGTACTCGCGCCGCTCGGGCCGGGAGCCGTTCGACGACGCGGACATCACCCTGGGCGACGAGCTGGCCTCCCGGGCGGCGGTGGCGGTGGACAACGCCCGGCTGTACCAGCGCCAGCAGCAGACCGCGGAGTCCCGGGAGCAGGCGCTGCACGAGGCGCGCGCGGCGCAGGAGCGGCTGGCCCTGGTGAACACCGCCTCGGCGCGGATCGGCACCAGCCTGGACCTGGCGGCCACGGCCCGGGAGCTGGCCGAGATCGCCACGCCGCGGCTGGCGGACACCGTGGTGGTGGAGGTGCTGGACGCGCTGGTGCGGGGGGCGCGCGAGCCCGGGCCGGGCCGGGCGGACCGGTCGGCGGTGCTGCGGCGGATGGCCTTCCACACCGTGCCGGGCAGCGGGATGCACCCGATCGCACCCGTGGGCTCGGTGCACCGGTTCCACCCGTCCACCCCGTACGCCTGGGCGCTGGCGCACCGGCGGCCGGTGTTCCTGCCGCGGATCGACGAGCAGGCCATGAACTGGTTCACCGACGACCCGGAGCGCTACGCGGCCGTCCGGGACCAGGGGGTGCGCGCGGTGATGGTGGTGCCGCTGATCGCCCGCGGCGCGGCGGTCGGGGTGGCGACGTTCTACCGGAGCGTGACCGAGCGGCCGTACGACGAGGCGGACGTGGCGCTGGCCGCCGAGCTGGCCGCGCGGGCGGCGGTGTCCATCGACAACGCGCTGCTGTACACCCGGGAGCGGGACGCGGCCCAGCAGCGGCAGCGGGCGCTGGAGGCGGCGGGCGCGGCGCAGCAGCGGCTGGCGCTGCTGAACGAGGCGAGCACCCGGATCGGCACCACGCTGGACCTGCAGCGCACCGCGCAGGAGCTGATCGAGGTGGTGATCCCGCGGTTCGCGGACTTCGTCACGGTGGACGTGCTGGAGTCGGTGCTGCAGGGCGACGAGCCGGATCCGATGCCCGCGGACGGCGGCGTGATGCTGCGCGCGGTGGCGGTCGGGGAGATCGGCGAGGAGGGGGTGATGGCCAGCGCGGCCGACCCGATCGGCGGGGCGTCGAGGTCGGCGCAGCTGTACGCGCAGAGCCTGCGGACCGGGAGGTCGATCCTGGTGCCGCACGTGGACGAGGCGGCGCTGCGGCGGATCGTGGCCCATCCGGACCGGATAGAGCCGAGCCTGGAGGCGGGGGTGCACTCGTACCTGATGGTGCCGCTGCTGGCCCGGGGGACGGTGCTGGGCGGGGCGGAGTTCATCCGGACCCGCAATCCGTCGGCGTTCACGGCGGGTGACGTGGCGCTGGCCGAGGAGCTGGCGGCGCGGGCGGCGGTGTGCATCGACAACGCCCGGCTGTACCGCCGGGAGCGGGACACCGCGCTGACCCTGCAGCGCAGCCTGCTGCCGCAGGACGTGCACCGGACGCCGGGTCTGGAGATCGCCTACCGATACCTGCCGAGCAGTGTGATCAGCGAGGTGGGCGGCGACTGGTTCGACGTGGTGCCGCTGTCCGGCGGCCGGGTGGCGCTGATCGTGGGCGATGTGATGGGGCACGGCATCCGGGCGGCGGCGACCATGGGCCAGTTGCGGACGGTGGCGCGGACGCTGATCACCCTGGACATGGAGCCGGCCCGGGTGCTGCGCCGGCTGGACGACGCGGCCGGGGCGCTGGGCGAGGGCCAGTTCGCCACCTGCGTCTGCCTGGTGTTCGACCCGGTGGACCGGGAGTGCACGGTGGCCAGCGCCGGCCACCTGCCGCCGGTGGTGGCGGACGCGGACGGGTCGGCCCGGCTGCTGGAGCTGCCGGCGGGGGCGCCGCTGGGCGTGGGCGGGGTGCCGTTCGAATCGACCCGGTTCACTCTTCCGGAGGACGGCGTGCTGGTGCTGTACACCGACGGGCTGGTGGAGCGGCGCGGCCGGGACCTGGACGAGGGCATGGACCTGCTGCGCCGGACGGTGGCCTCCCGGGAGGGGTCGCTGGAGCAGGCCTGCGACGCGGTGCTGACGGCGCTGGGCGCCAACAGCGGGCAGGACGACGTGGCGGTGATCATGGCGCATGCCCGATCCATCCAGGGTGACCGGATCGCCACCCTGGAGCTGGCCGGCGACCACGCCATGGTGCGGCACGCCCGCCGGTTCACCCGGGACACCCTGGCCGGCTGGGGGCTGGGCGGCCTGGGCGACCTGGCGGAGCTGCTGACCAGCGAGCTGATCACCAACGCGCTGGTGCACGCGGGAGCGCCGATCCAGCTGCGGCTGTTCCGCAACCGGCTGCTGACCGTGGAGGTCTCCGACGTGGAGCCGCACGAGCCGCGGCTGCGGCGGGCCCGGGCGGAGGACGAGGGCGGCCGGGGCATGCACCTGGTGAACGAGCTGGCGCACCGCTGGGGCAGTCGCGGCACCCGCGACGGCAAGGTGGTGTGGTTCGAACTGGAGGTGCCGCCGGGCACGGTCCGGTGA
- a CDS encoding aldehyde dehydrogenase family protein yields the protein MTEQSDHYDVVNPATEEVITTVELAGLAETDAAIARARAAFESWRKVAPADRARLLRAFAAAVDADREHLAALEVANAGHTVGNARWEAGNARDVIEYYAAAPERLFGRQIPVAGGLDVTFKEPLGVVGVIVPWNFPMPIAAWGLAPALAAGNTVVLKPAELTPLTAVRLGELALQAGLPEGVLQVLPGRGAVVGQRFVTHPDVRKVVFTGSTAVGKAVMAGCAAQVKPVTLELGGKSANIVFADADLERAAATAPYAVFDNAGQDCCARSRILVEESVFEEFTARFETAVRGVRVGDPTDEKTEMGPLISAAHRERVAGYVTGEPAFRGSAPDGPGFWFPPTVLAPVRHDDRAFTEEIFGPVVTVVPFRGEEDAIRIANSTEYGLSGSIWTRDVGRALRVARGVEAGNLSVNSHSSVRYSTPFGGFKQSGLGRELGPDALDAFTETKNVFISTEE from the coding sequence ATGACCGAGCAGTCCGACCACTACGACGTGGTCAATCCCGCCACGGAGGAGGTGATCACCACCGTCGAGCTGGCCGGCCTCGCCGAGACCGACGCCGCGATCGCCCGCGCCAGGGCCGCGTTCGAGAGCTGGCGCAAGGTCGCGCCGGCGGACCGCGCCCGGCTGCTGCGCGCCTTCGCCGCCGCCGTGGACGCCGACCGCGAGCACCTCGCCGCCCTGGAGGTCGCCAACGCCGGCCACACCGTGGGCAACGCCCGCTGGGAGGCGGGCAACGCCCGGGACGTCATCGAGTACTACGCCGCCGCCCCCGAGCGGCTGTTCGGCCGGCAGATCCCGGTGGCCGGCGGGCTGGACGTGACCTTCAAGGAGCCGCTCGGCGTGGTCGGGGTCATCGTGCCCTGGAACTTCCCGATGCCGATCGCCGCCTGGGGCCTAGCCCCGGCCCTCGCCGCCGGCAACACGGTGGTCCTCAAGCCCGCCGAGCTCACCCCGCTGACCGCCGTCCGGCTCGGCGAACTCGCCCTGCAGGCGGGCCTGCCGGAGGGCGTGCTGCAGGTGCTGCCGGGCCGCGGCGCCGTGGTGGGGCAGCGCTTCGTGACCCACCCGGACGTCCGCAAGGTGGTCTTCACCGGCTCCACCGCCGTGGGCAAGGCCGTCATGGCCGGGTGCGCCGCGCAGGTGAAGCCGGTCACCCTCGAACTCGGCGGCAAGAGCGCCAACATCGTCTTCGCCGACGCCGACCTGGAGCGGGCCGCCGCCACCGCGCCGTACGCGGTGTTCGACAACGCCGGCCAGGACTGCTGCGCGCGTTCCCGGATCCTGGTCGAGGAGTCGGTGTTCGAGGAGTTCACCGCCCGGTTCGAGACCGCCGTGCGGGGCGTGCGGGTGGGCGACCCGACCGACGAGAAGACCGAGATGGGTCCGCTGATCTCGGCCGCCCACCGGGAGCGGGTGGCCGGCTACGTGACCGGCGAGCCCGCCTTCCGCGGCAGCGCGCCGGACGGGCCCGGCTTCTGGTTCCCGCCGACCGTGCTGGCGCCGGTGCGGCACGACGACCGGGCGTTCACCGAGGAGATCTTCGGGCCGGTCGTGACGGTGGTCCCGTTCCGCGGCGAGGAGGACGCGATCCGCATCGCCAACTCCACCGAGTACGGCCTGTCCGGCTCGATCTGGACCCGCGACGTCGGCCGGGCGCTGCGCGTCGCCCGCGGCGTCGAGGCGGGCAACCTGTCCGTCAACTCCCATTCCTCCGTGCGGTACTCCACACCGTTCGGCGGATTCAAGCAGTCGGGACTGGGCCGTGAGCTCGGCCCCGACGCGCTCGACGCATTCACCGAGACCAAGAACGTCTTCATCTCCACGGAGGAGTGA
- a CDS encoding pseudouridine synthase: MRRRNPGPASPLPQRNGIDPVRVRLPPDGTWPTVPAYLLHRYGTAVGAERVEAMLRGGEFVSADGPVGPATPYRPGGLVWFHRETEPEVPVPFPVEVLHRDEHLVVVDKPHFLATTPRGRHVTETALARLRRDLALPALSPAHRLDRLTAGVVMFVADPRQRGAYQGLFERRLVRKEYEAVAGHLPGLELPATVRCRMVKERGELAARTVPGEPNSESRIELIEHRGGLGRYRLEPHTGRTHQLRLHMATLGLPILGDPLYPEVVGEVAPGDFRRPLQLLSRVVEFTDPVTGGRRRFESRRTLQAWTCPREWAETVQG, translated from the coding sequence ATGAGGCGCAGGAATCCCGGCCCGGCGAGCCCGCTGCCGCAGCGGAACGGCATCGACCCGGTCCGGGTCAGGCTGCCCCCGGACGGCACCTGGCCGACCGTCCCCGCCTACCTCCTGCACCGCTACGGCACCGCGGTCGGAGCCGAGCGGGTGGAGGCGATGCTGCGCGGCGGCGAGTTCGTCTCCGCCGACGGGCCGGTCGGCCCCGCGACGCCGTACCGGCCCGGCGGGCTGGTCTGGTTCCACCGCGAGACCGAACCCGAGGTGCCGGTGCCCTTCCCGGTCGAGGTGCTGCACCGGGACGAGCACCTGGTGGTCGTCGACAAGCCGCACTTCCTCGCCACCACCCCGCGCGGGCGGCACGTCACCGAGACCGCGCTGGCCCGGCTGCGCCGCGATCTCGCGCTGCCCGCGCTCAGCCCCGCGCACCGGCTGGACCGGCTCACCGCGGGCGTGGTGATGTTCGTCGCCGACCCGCGGCAGCGGGGCGCCTACCAGGGGCTCTTCGAGCGGCGCCTGGTGCGCAAGGAGTACGAGGCGGTGGCCGGCCACCTGCCCGGGCTGGAGCTGCCGGCCACGGTGCGCTGCCGGATGGTGAAGGAGCGCGGGGAACTCGCCGCCCGGACCGTGCCGGGGGAGCCCAACAGCGAGAGCCGGATCGAGCTGATCGAGCACCGCGGCGGGCTCGGCCGCTACCGGCTGGAGCCGCACACCGGGCGCACCCACCAGCTGCGGCTGCACATGGCCACGCTCGGGCTGCCGATCCTGGGCGACCCGCTCTACCCCGAGGTGGTCGGCGAGGTGGCACCCGGGGACTTCCGCCGCCCGCTCCAACTGCTGTCCCGGGTGGTGGAGTTCACCGATCCGGTGACCGGCGGGCGGCGGCGGTTCGAGAGCCGGCGGACGCTGCAGGCCTGGACCTGCCCCCGGGAGTGGGCGGAGACGGTCCAGGGCTGA
- a CDS encoding FG-GAP repeat domain-containing protein, with amino-acid sequence MTALFRGRLRVLAAAGVLALAVGALATAPSTAAPQDRASDSVVAQPVTPDTAPVSDPDTAPPGAGAYPTVVLPALSAPSEQATVVAKPRHDVDGDGRSDLISMEYDQSTAVYLTSLREWSDYAISKTDPDASFKDLLPVGDVGGTSKPELLSLSFDGVLTLYEAGPTSTSAPLWSGTGWQKYNRVIATGDVTGDRHPDLLARDFAGDLWLHPGTGTVTKPFDARVKVGSGWGVYDQIVGASDVDGDGLGDVLTRTLTGDLWFHKGAGSATAPLKARVKVGTGWNAYNMITGMDDWDGDGLSDLLARDRDGVQYWFKSTGGGHFAAPEYFGDGYEFNRFIVGAGTTQLYGKSQNVMTQTDGTLVKYEALADGTYRTPPTGVGTEPRGSRNTYATGLNSHNHAIYVQNIGSDLYIRGKKVNSTWNYNLMVGPGDLTGDGKGDLLSRDAAGVLWLHPGDGAVYPRLGTPIKVSSGWNAYNALVGAGDYSGDGRPDLLARDTSGRLFLFKGTGTSTAPFTAREQVASGWDVYDMLIAPGDIDGDSKGDVLARVKNGDMYRYSSTGNAGTATFAPRVKFGAGWNIYTNML; translated from the coding sequence TTGACCGCACTGTTCCGCGGACGCCTGAGGGTCCTGGCGGCCGCGGGCGTCCTCGCCCTGGCTGTCGGCGCTCTCGCCACCGCCCCGAGCACGGCCGCCCCGCAGGACCGCGCGTCCGACTCCGTCGTGGCGCAGCCCGTGACGCCCGACACCGCACCGGTGTCGGACCCCGACACCGCGCCGCCCGGCGCCGGCGCGTACCCGACCGTCGTCCTGCCCGCCCTGTCCGCGCCGTCCGAGCAGGCGACCGTCGTCGCCAAGCCGCGGCACGACGTCGACGGCGACGGCCGCAGTGACCTGATCTCCATGGAGTACGACCAGTCCACGGCCGTCTACCTGACGTCGCTCCGGGAGTGGAGCGACTACGCGATCTCCAAGACCGACCCCGACGCCTCGTTCAAGGACCTGCTGCCGGTGGGTGACGTGGGCGGCACGAGCAAGCCCGAACTGCTCTCCCTCTCCTTCGACGGCGTCCTCACGCTCTACGAGGCCGGCCCGACCTCCACCTCGGCGCCCCTGTGGTCGGGCACCGGCTGGCAGAAGTACAACCGGGTCATCGCCACCGGGGACGTCACGGGAGACCGCCACCCCGACCTGCTGGCTCGCGACTTCGCCGGTGACCTGTGGCTCCACCCGGGGACGGGTACGGTCACCAAGCCCTTCGACGCGCGGGTCAAGGTCGGCTCCGGCTGGGGGGTCTACGACCAGATCGTCGGGGCCAGCGACGTCGACGGCGACGGCCTCGGCGACGTCCTCACCCGCACCCTGACCGGTGACCTGTGGTTCCACAAGGGGGCCGGCAGCGCCACCGCCCCGCTCAAGGCCCGGGTCAAGGTCGGCACCGGCTGGAACGCCTACAACATGATCACCGGCATGGACGACTGGGACGGCGACGGCCTGAGCGACCTGCTCGCCCGCGACCGTGACGGCGTGCAGTACTGGTTCAAGTCCACCGGCGGCGGGCACTTCGCCGCACCGGAGTACTTCGGCGACGGCTACGAGTTCAACAGGTTCATCGTCGGTGCCGGCACCACGCAGCTCTACGGCAAGTCCCAGAACGTCATGACCCAGACCGACGGCACCCTGGTCAAGTACGAGGCGCTGGCCGACGGCACCTACCGGACGCCGCCGACCGGGGTCGGCACGGAGCCGCGCGGCTCCCGGAACACGTACGCCACCGGGCTCAACAGCCACAACCACGCCATCTACGTGCAGAACATCGGCAGCGACCTGTACATCCGCGGCAAGAAGGTCAACTCGACCTGGAACTACAACCTGATGGTCGGCCCCGGCGACCTGACCGGCGACGGCAAGGGCGACCTGCTCAGCCGCGACGCGGCCGGCGTCCTGTGGCTGCACCCCGGCGACGGGGCGGTGTACCCCAGGCTCGGCACGCCGATCAAGGTCAGCAGCGGCTGGAACGCCTACAACGCGCTCGTCGGCGCCGGCGACTACTCCGGCGACGGACGGCCCGACCTGCTCGCCCGGGACACCTCCGGCCGGCTGTTCCTCTTCAAGGGCACGGGGACGTCCACCGCGCCGTTCACCGCCCGGGAACAGGTCGCCAGCGGCTGGGACGTCTACGACATGCTGATCGCGCCCGGTGACATCGACGGGGACAGCAAGGGCGACGTGCTCGCCCGGGTCAAGAACGGCGACATGTACCGGTACTCCTCCACGGGCAACGCCGGCACCGCGACCTTCGCCCCCCGGGTGAAGTTCGGCGCCGGCTGGAACATCTACACGAACATGCTCTGA